One genomic region from Mytilus trossulus isolate FHL-02 chromosome 9, PNRI_Mtr1.1.1.hap1, whole genome shotgun sequence encodes:
- the LOC134685277 gene encoding galactoside alpha-(1,2)-fucosyltransferase 2-like isoform X3, whose translation MKNEPSKGIGAQRYLTFVGFFILTVIFYVNVKSGNNFIRLESPSPFRTQAFNITIIRKGVVINPQKVVHSICPTFSGRIGNKLFIYASSYGIARSKGMEVVINTNCELLKYFTLYADVRKDTSICDSHNLKTLKEEHSAVYDKRILDFNNTQNVRLLQYLQSYLYFDQYKEELRDQFTFTEKMIKKATLILDNKLKGYNIYRNSTYHKNHKHKYMKVYNETSHKKITLIGVHIRRGDWTKYPDAGYNVPSKEYLRKAVEWYQSKMENLVFVVASNGIKWAKDNMPKNITAVFLEGNSAWVDLATVTLCEHFISSSGTFSWWAAWLTRGNVTFFKWPAKEGTRFRTAYSKDYKDYYYSHWIGL comes from the exons ATGAAGAATGAACCTTCTAAAGGAATAGGTGCACAGAGAT atttaacttttgttggttttttcattttaacagtGATATTTTACGTCAATGTCAAGTCTGGTAATAATTTCATACGACTAGAAAGTCCATCGCCATTTAGAACACAGGCATTCAACATAACGATAATACGCAAAGGCGTGGTGATCAATCCGCAGAAAGTAGTACACTCTATATGTCCTACTTTTTCAGGGAGAATtggaaataaactttttatttatgcTTCATCCTATGGTATAGCGAGAAGTAAAGGGATGGAAGTGGTTATCAATACAAACTGTGAACTGctgaaatattttaccttataCGCAGACGTACGAAAAGACACATCAATATGTGATTCACATAATCTCAAAACATTGAAAGAAGAACATTCAGCCGTGTATGATAAACGAATTCTGGATTTTAATAATACACAAAACGTTAGACTACTTCAATATTTACAATCCTACCTTTATTTTGATCAATATAAGGAGGAATTGAGAGACCAATTTACCTTCActgaaaaaatgattaaaaaggCGACTTTAATTCTAGACAATAAACTTAAAGGatataatatttacagaaatagtACATATCACAAAAACCACAAGCATAAATATATGAAGGTATATAATGAGACTTCACATAAAAAGATAACATTGATCGGCGTTCATATACGACGCGGTGACTGGACAAAATACCCGGATGCTGGCTATAATGTGCCATCCAAGGAATATTTAAGGAAAGCAGTTGAGTGGTACCAATCTAAAATGGAGAATTTAGTGTTTGTCGTAGCGTCAAACGGAATAAAATGGGCGAAGGATAACATGCCCAAAAATATAACTGCTGTGTTTTTAGAGGGAAATTCAGCCTGGGTAGACTTAGCAACTGTAACGTTAtgtgaacattttatttcatcgTCTGGAACATTTAGCTGGTGGGCGGCATGGTTGACAAGAGGAAATGTGACATTCTTTAAATGGCCGGCAAAAGAAGGAACTCGCTTCCGTACAGCGTATAGTAAAGATTacaaagattattattattcacATTGGATTGGTCTGTAA
- the LOC134685277 gene encoding galactoside alpha-(1,2)-fucosyltransferase 2-like isoform X1, whose translation MHYLIALKPNTEVMKNEPSKGIGAQRYLTFVGFFILTVIFYVNVKSGNNFIRLESPSPFRTQAFNITIIRKGVVINPQKVVHSICPTFSGRIGNKLFIYASSYGIARSKGMEVVINTNCELLKYFTLYADVRKDTSICDSHNLKTLKEEHSAVYDKRILDFNNTQNVRLLQYLQSYLYFDQYKEELRDQFTFTEKMIKKATLILDNKLKGYNIYRNSTYHKNHKHKYMKVYNETSHKKITLIGVHIRRGDWTKYPDAGYNVPSKEYLRKAVEWYQSKMENLVFVVASNGIKWAKDNMPKNITAVFLEGNSAWVDLATVTLCEHFISSSGTFSWWAAWLTRGNVTFFKWPAKEGTRFRTAYSKDYKDYYYSHWIGL comes from the exons aAGTAATGAAGAATGAACCTTCTAAAGGAATAGGTGCACAGAGAT atttaacttttgttggttttttcattttaacagtGATATTTTACGTCAATGTCAAGTCTGGTAATAATTTCATACGACTAGAAAGTCCATCGCCATTTAGAACACAGGCATTCAACATAACGATAATACGCAAAGGCGTGGTGATCAATCCGCAGAAAGTAGTACACTCTATATGTCCTACTTTTTCAGGGAGAATtggaaataaactttttatttatgcTTCATCCTATGGTATAGCGAGAAGTAAAGGGATGGAAGTGGTTATCAATACAAACTGTGAACTGctgaaatattttaccttataCGCAGACGTACGAAAAGACACATCAATATGTGATTCACATAATCTCAAAACATTGAAAGAAGAACATTCAGCCGTGTATGATAAACGAATTCTGGATTTTAATAATACACAAAACGTTAGACTACTTCAATATTTACAATCCTACCTTTATTTTGATCAATATAAGGAGGAATTGAGAGACCAATTTACCTTCActgaaaaaatgattaaaaaggCGACTTTAATTCTAGACAATAAACTTAAAGGatataatatttacagaaatagtACATATCACAAAAACCACAAGCATAAATATATGAAGGTATATAATGAGACTTCACATAAAAAGATAACATTGATCGGCGTTCATATACGACGCGGTGACTGGACAAAATACCCGGATGCTGGCTATAATGTGCCATCCAAGGAATATTTAAGGAAAGCAGTTGAGTGGTACCAATCTAAAATGGAGAATTTAGTGTTTGTCGTAGCGTCAAACGGAATAAAATGGGCGAAGGATAACATGCCCAAAAATATAACTGCTGTGTTTTTAGAGGGAAATTCAGCCTGGGTAGACTTAGCAACTGTAACGTTAtgtgaacattttatttcatcgTCTGGAACATTTAGCTGGTGGGCGGCATGGTTGACAAGAGGAAATGTGACATTCTTTAAATGGCCGGCAAAAGAAGGAACTCGCTTCCGTACAGCGTATAGTAAAGATTacaaagattattattattcacATTGGATTGGTCTGTAA
- the LOC134685277 gene encoding galactoside alpha-(1,2)-fucosyltransferase 2-like isoform X2 — MNIVFYSISPEVMKNEPSKGIGAQRYLTFVGFFILTVIFYVNVKSGNNFIRLESPSPFRTQAFNITIIRKGVVINPQKVVHSICPTFSGRIGNKLFIYASSYGIARSKGMEVVINTNCELLKYFTLYADVRKDTSICDSHNLKTLKEEHSAVYDKRILDFNNTQNVRLLQYLQSYLYFDQYKEELRDQFTFTEKMIKKATLILDNKLKGYNIYRNSTYHKNHKHKYMKVYNETSHKKITLIGVHIRRGDWTKYPDAGYNVPSKEYLRKAVEWYQSKMENLVFVVASNGIKWAKDNMPKNITAVFLEGNSAWVDLATVTLCEHFISSSGTFSWWAAWLTRGNVTFFKWPAKEGTRFRTAYSKDYKDYYYSHWIGL; from the exons ATGAACATCGTGTTTTACAGTATTTCACCAG aAGTAATGAAGAATGAACCTTCTAAAGGAATAGGTGCACAGAGAT atttaacttttgttggttttttcattttaacagtGATATTTTACGTCAATGTCAAGTCTGGTAATAATTTCATACGACTAGAAAGTCCATCGCCATTTAGAACACAGGCATTCAACATAACGATAATACGCAAAGGCGTGGTGATCAATCCGCAGAAAGTAGTACACTCTATATGTCCTACTTTTTCAGGGAGAATtggaaataaactttttatttatgcTTCATCCTATGGTATAGCGAGAAGTAAAGGGATGGAAGTGGTTATCAATACAAACTGTGAACTGctgaaatattttaccttataCGCAGACGTACGAAAAGACACATCAATATGTGATTCACATAATCTCAAAACATTGAAAGAAGAACATTCAGCCGTGTATGATAAACGAATTCTGGATTTTAATAATACACAAAACGTTAGACTACTTCAATATTTACAATCCTACCTTTATTTTGATCAATATAAGGAGGAATTGAGAGACCAATTTACCTTCActgaaaaaatgattaaaaaggCGACTTTAATTCTAGACAATAAACTTAAAGGatataatatttacagaaatagtACATATCACAAAAACCACAAGCATAAATATATGAAGGTATATAATGAGACTTCACATAAAAAGATAACATTGATCGGCGTTCATATACGACGCGGTGACTGGACAAAATACCCGGATGCTGGCTATAATGTGCCATCCAAGGAATATTTAAGGAAAGCAGTTGAGTGGTACCAATCTAAAATGGAGAATTTAGTGTTTGTCGTAGCGTCAAACGGAATAAAATGGGCGAAGGATAACATGCCCAAAAATATAACTGCTGTGTTTTTAGAGGGAAATTCAGCCTGGGTAGACTTAGCAACTGTAACGTTAtgtgaacattttatttcatcgTCTGGAACATTTAGCTGGTGGGCGGCATGGTTGACAAGAGGAAATGTGACATTCTTTAAATGGCCGGCAAAAGAAGGAACTCGCTTCCGTACAGCGTATAGTAAAGATTacaaagattattattattcacATTGGATTGGTCTGTAA